CCATGCTGGTCACCATCGAGAAGGCCTTCAACGCGATCTGGCGGGTTCGCCAGCCACGCCGTGGCGTCGCTCGCTTCTTGCTGTACTGGGCGATCCTCAGCCTCGGTCCGCTGCTGTTGGGGACCGGCTTCGCCGTATCCACCTACATCACGTCGCTGTCGCTGCTCTCAGGGCCGCACGCGCTACCTGGGGCGGCTACGCTGTTGAAGTTCATGCCGCTGCTGTTCAGTGTCGCGGCGTTCACGTTGATCTACGCGGCGGTGCCCAACGCACGGGTTCCGGCGCGCCATGCGCTGGCCGGCGGGGTGTTCACGGCGATTCTGTTCGAGGCGGCGAAGTCGCTGTTCGGCCTGTATGTCAGTCTGTTCCCCGGCTACAAGCTGATCTATGGCGCCTTTGCCACGGTTCCGCTGTTCCTGCTGTGGATCTACCTGTCCTGGCTGATCGTGCTGTTCGGCGCGGAGTTGGTGTGCAACCTGTCGTCCACCCGGCTCTGGCGCCGCCGCGCGTTGCCGCGCCTGCTGGTGATCCTGGGCGTACTGCGGGTGTTTTTCGATCGGCAGCGGCACGGCGTGCCGACGCGCCTGGAGCATCTTCATCGCGCTGGCTGGCTGCTTCCGGAGGACGAGTGGGAGGAGATTCTGGATTTCCTGGAGAGCGAGCAACTGGTCTGCCGCGTTGGTGCCACGAGCGCCTCGTGGGTGCTTTGTCGCGACCTGGGCAGCTATCGGCTGCATCACCTGCTCAATCGCAGCCCCTGGCCGCTGCCGTGCCTGGACGCGCTGCCCGCCGAACTGGATGAGCCGTGGTATCCGGCACTGCGGGAGACGCTGGAGCAGTACCAGGCGGAACGGCAGGCACTTTTTGGCGCCAGTCTGGCCGAATGGTTGAAGC
The Pseudomonas triclosanedens DNA segment above includes these coding regions:
- a CDS encoding YihY family inner membrane protein — its product is MHERLQEMVEFGRYLVRRFLADRAPNSAAALTYTTLFAVVPMMTVTFAMLSAVPAFEGMGERIQLFVFRNFVPSTGEAVEAYLRNFTVQARHLTWLGVAFLAVTAFTMLVTIEKAFNAIWRVRQPRRGVARFLLYWAILSLGPLLLGTGFAVSTYITSLSLLSGPHALPGAATLLKFMPLLFSVAAFTLIYAAVPNARVPARHALAGGVFTAILFEAAKSLFGLYVSLFPGYKLIYGAFATVPLFLLWIYLSWLIVLFGAELVCNLSSTRLWRRRALPRLLVILGVLRVFFDRQRHGVPTRLEHLHRAGWLLPEDEWEEILDFLESEQLVCRVGATSASWVLCRDLGSYRLHHLLNRSPWPLPCLDALPAELDEPWYPALRETLEQYQAERQALFGASLAEWLKPSHSE